A genomic window from Elaeis guineensis isolate ETL-2024a chromosome 3, EG11, whole genome shotgun sequence includes:
- the LOC105041725 gene encoding sphinganine C4-monooxygenase 1 — MAFTVSDETLGTFVPIAVYWIYSGIYVILGDLENYRLHTKVEEDVKNIVSKRTVVKGVLVQQAFQIAVSLLLFAVISDDNGIAKPQPSLLVIAVQFLVAMVVLDTWQYFMHRYMHINKFLYKHIHSKHHTLVVPYAFGALYNHPLEGLLLDTIGGALSFLVSGMTPRTGIFFFSFATIKTVDDHCGLWLPGNILHVFFSNNSAYHDVHHQLYGSKYNFSQPFFVMWDKILGTYMPYSLEKRKEGGFEARPTRD; from the exons ATGGCCTTCACTGTATCGGATGAGACACTGGGCACCTTTGTTCCAATCGCCGTTTATTGGATATACTCGGGGATCTACGTCATATTAGGTGATTTGGAGAATTATCGGTTGCACACGAAGGTTGAGGAAGATGTGAAGAACATTGTCTCCAAACGTACCGTTGTCAAGGGAGTTCTCGTTCAGCAGGCTTTTCAAATCGCAGTCTCACTGCTCCTATTCGCT GTCATAAGTGATGATAATGGGATTGCAAAGCCTCAACCCTCCCTGCTTGTGATTGCAGTCCAGTTCTTGGTTGCCATGGTGGTTCTTGACACATGGCAATACTTCATGCACAGATACATGCACATCAACAAGTTCCTGTACAAGCACATCCACTCCAAGCACCACACCCTCGTCGTCCCTTACGCCTTTGGAGCCCTATACAACCACCCATTGGAGGGTCTTCTGCTCGACACCATCGGCGGTGCTCTATCTTTCCTCGTCTCTGGCATGACTCCTCGGACTggcatcttcttcttttcctttgccACCATCAAGACTGTGGACGACCATTGTGGACTGTGGCTTCCCGGGAACATCCTCCATGTGTTCTTTAGCAACAACAGTGCATATCATGATGTCCACCATCAGCTTTATGGTAGCAAATACAACTTCTCGCAGCCCTTCTTTGTTATGTGGGACAAAATTCTTGGGACATACATGCCATATTCGCTCGAGAAGAGGAAGGAAGGAGGTTTCGAAGCCCGGCCAACCAGAGACTAG
- the LOC105041726 gene encoding sphinganine C4-monooxygenase 1, with amino-acid sequence MAFTVSDELLGTFVPIAVYWIYSGIYVLLGDLENYRLHTKAEENVKNIVSKWTVVKGVLVQQAFQIAVSILLFTVISDDNEIAKPQPSLLVIAVQFLVAMVVLDTWQYFMHRYMHINKFLYKHIHSKHHTLVVPYAFGALYNHPLEGLLLDTIGGALSFLVSGMTPRTGVFFFSFATIKTVDDHCGLWLPGNILHVFFSNNSAYHDVHHQLYGSKYNFSQPFFVMWDKILGTYMPYSLEKRKEGGFEARPIKD; translated from the exons ATGGCCTTCACAGTGTCAGATGAGCTATTGGGCACCTTCGTTCCGATCGCAGTGTACTGGATATACTCAGGGATCTACGTGTTGTTAGGGGATTTAGAGAATTATCGGTTGCACACGAAGGCCGAAGAAAATGTCAAGAACATCGTCTCCAAATGGACCGTCGTCAAGGGAGTCCTTGTTCAGCAGGCTTTTCAGATCGCCGTTTCGATCCTTCTATTCACT GTCATAAGTGATGACAATGAGATTGCAAAACCTCAACCCTCCCTGCTTGTGATTGCAGTTCAGTTCTTGGTTGCCATGGTGGTTCTTGACACATGGCAATACTTCATGCACAGATACATGCACATCAACAAGTTCTTGTACAAGCACATCCACTCCAAGCACCACACCCTCGTCGTCCCCTATGCCTTTGGAGCTCTATACAACCACCCCTTGGAAGGTCTTCTGCTCGACACCATCGGCGGTGCTCTATCTTTCCTTGTCTCCGGCATGACTCCTCGGACCGgcgtcttcttcttctcttttgccACTATCAAGACTGTGGACGACCATTGCGGACTATGGCTCCCTGGGAACATCCTCCATGTGTTCTTCAGCAACAACAGTGCATATCATGACGTCCACCATCAGCTTTATGGTAGCAAATACAACTTCTCGCAGCCCTTCTTTGTTATGTGGGACAAAATTCTTGGGACATACATGCCATATTCACTCGAGAAGAGGAAGGAAGGAGGTTTCGAAGCCCGGCCAATCAAAGACTAG